Proteins from one Amycolatopsis endophytica genomic window:
- a CDS encoding S8 family serine peptidase gives MNANRLRTALVTAATGLAVLTVTPPAAQAQQNCVVSGSLVVPVPWSQELLAPDRVWPLSTGAGQRVAVVSTGAADNPQLAGRLAERTTFAPPDTGQPSGSPDCLGTGTGVSGIIAAQPTTVVGFHGVAPGAQILSAKVVGDAYPSGREPRESVAPQTLTAGINWAIDRNATVITVPTITYEDSPALRGAVQRALSRNIVVVAAVGERQPNEPGGLVPYPAAYDGVIGVGSLAENGLVADDSRARAVDLVAPGANVVTTYPNSGLGAVAGTEYATAYVAGTVALIRSYRPQLSTQDVEKRLYATAAPAPEGTGSASYGYGVVNPYQAVSDDVVAGNPVALPPLAPVVTDPEVAARQAAENRSDGWAFGLAAGGFALVLLVTAIVVFGPRGRRRRWRGGLAPVPRDRPEDERPEPPVELFSDRPKRS, from the coding sequence GTGAACGCGAACCGCCTCCGAACGGCACTGGTCACCGCGGCCACCGGGCTCGCCGTCCTCACGGTGACCCCGCCGGCCGCACAGGCCCAGCAGAACTGTGTCGTTTCCGGGAGCCTCGTGGTTCCCGTTCCCTGGTCGCAAGAGCTTCTGGCACCCGATCGGGTGTGGCCGCTGAGCACCGGGGCGGGGCAGCGCGTCGCCGTGGTCAGCACCGGCGCCGCCGACAATCCGCAGCTCGCGGGCCGCCTGGCCGAGCGGACAACCTTCGCGCCCCCGGACACCGGCCAGCCCAGCGGCAGCCCGGACTGCCTCGGTACCGGCACCGGCGTGAGCGGCATCATCGCCGCGCAGCCGACGACCGTGGTCGGATTCCACGGCGTGGCCCCCGGAGCGCAGATCCTGTCGGCGAAAGTCGTCGGCGACGCCTACCCCTCGGGCCGTGAACCCCGCGAGAGCGTCGCACCCCAGACGCTGACCGCCGGGATCAACTGGGCCATCGACCGCAACGCCACGGTCATCACCGTCCCGACGATCACCTACGAGGACAGTCCGGCCCTGCGCGGCGCCGTGCAGCGAGCCCTGTCCCGCAACATCGTCGTGGTCGCCGCCGTCGGTGAACGGCAGCCGAACGAGCCGGGCGGACTGGTTCCCTACCCGGCCGCCTACGACGGCGTCATCGGCGTCGGCTCGCTGGCAGAGAACGGTCTGGTGGCCGACGATTCGCGTGCCCGGGCCGTCGATCTGGTCGCCCCCGGTGCCAACGTTGTCACGACGTACCCGAACAGCGGCCTGGGTGCCGTTGCCGGCACCGAGTACGCCACCGCCTACGTCGCGGGCACCGTGGCCCTGATCCGCTCCTACCGTCCGCAACTGTCCACTCAGGATGTCGAGAAACGGTTGTACGCCACCGCGGCGCCCGCGCCCGAGGGCACCGGCAGTGCCTCCTACGGCTACGGCGTCGTCAACCCGTACCAGGCCGTGTCGGACGACGTCGTGGCGGGAAACCCGGTGGCGTTGCCGCCGCTGGCCCCAGTCGTCACCGATCCGGAGGTCGCGGCTCGTCAGGCTGCCGAAAACCGCAGTGACGGCTGGGCCTTCGGACTGGCGGCCGGCGGGTTCGCCCTGGTGCTGCTGGTCACCGCGATCGTCGTGTTCGGACCGCGGGGCCGTCGCCGTCGCTGGCGTGGCGGCCTGGCGCCCGTCCCCCGGGACCGGCCCGAGGACGAGCGCCCCGAGCCGCCGGTGGAACTGTTCAGCGACCGCCCGAAGCGGTCCTGA
- a CDS encoding WXG100 family type VII secretion target, producing the protein MVIRYDDMVGQTGSTNVTKSTDLADLFNDFMAQAKGILGTDWEGQAASMFESAHAEWNQKLLGYSDTHAQVGQTVMRTAEDAFAKDQQARGFFV; encoded by the coding sequence ATGGTTATTCGCTATGACGACATGGTGGGCCAGACCGGGTCGACGAACGTCACGAAGTCGACCGACTTGGCGGACCTGTTCAACGACTTCATGGCTCAGGCCAAGGGGATCCTGGGTACCGACTGGGAGGGCCAGGCCGCGTCGATGTTCGAGTCGGCCCACGCGGAGTGGAACCAGAAGCTCCTGGGCTACTCGGACACGCACGCCCAGGTCGGCCAGACCGTGATGCGGACCGCGGAAGACGCGTTCGCCAAGGACCAGCAGGCGAGGGGTTTCTTCGTCTGA
- a CDS encoding YbaB/EbfC family nucleoid-associated protein, producing the protein MSSPSGRVNPALIGMLEQIKKATEELPKASKRMMQLTGVGWSPDKLVKVVVGPRGQLADIDIDPRVFRKPDAAALQAAIMAASREAVIDINKQREEVMSGQFPADLTSLQHEMRSNESDTIGKLMNRLDADIYEEGKEDR; encoded by the coding sequence GTGAGTTCTCCTTCAGGACGCGTGAATCCCGCGCTGATCGGCATGCTCGAACAGATCAAGAAGGCCACCGAGGAGCTGCCGAAGGCCAGCAAGCGGATGATGCAGCTGACCGGGGTCGGCTGGTCACCGGACAAGCTGGTCAAGGTGGTCGTCGGACCGCGCGGTCAGCTGGCCGACATCGACATCGATCCGCGGGTGTTCCGCAAGCCCGACGCGGCCGCGTTGCAGGCGGCGATCATGGCCGCGTCGCGGGAAGCCGTCATCGACATCAACAAGCAGCGGGAGGAGGTCATGTCCGGTCAGTTTCCGGCCGATCTGACGTCGCTGCAGCACGAGATGCGCTCCAATGAAAGCGACACGATCGGCAAGCTGATGAACCGACTCGACGCCGACATCTACGAAGAGGGGAAGGAAGACCGGTGA